The Pseudomonas azadiae genome includes a window with the following:
- the adeC gene encoding AdeC/AdeK/OprM family multidrug efflux complex outer membrane factor, producing MSKSLLSLAVAAFVLSGCSLIPDYQRPEAPVAAQFPQGPAYSSAQAPNQAAAEQGWKQFFHDPALQQLIQTALVNNRDLRVAALNIDAYAAQYRIQRADLFPAISATGSGSRQRVPARASQTGEAGITSQYSATLGISSYELDLFGRVRSLSEQALQQYFATEEARRSTQISLVANVANAYLTWQADKELLKLTQDTLGAFEQSFKLTSRSNEVGVASALDLSQARTSVENARVQLARYTRQVAQDENSLTLLLGTGLPANIASKPLSDDLLSEVPAGLPSDLLQRRPDIMQAEYNLKAANANIGAARAAFFPSISLTANAGTLSPDLGGLFKGGSGTWSFAPQINIPIFNAGSLRASLDYSKIQKEINVANYEKAIQTGFQEVSDGLAARETYKQQLEAQRGFVAANQDYYRLAERRYRIGVDSNLTFLDAQRQLFSAQQSLITDRLAQLTSEVNLYKALGGGWNEQTAQNERSKEDAPALKLF from the coding sequence ATGAGCAAGTCGCTACTCTCCCTAGCCGTCGCTGCATTCGTGCTCAGTGGCTGCTCGCTGATACCTGACTATCAGCGCCCCGAAGCGCCGGTGGCGGCACAGTTCCCCCAGGGCCCGGCGTATTCGTCGGCCCAGGCGCCGAACCAGGCCGCTGCCGAGCAGGGCTGGAAGCAGTTTTTCCACGACCCTGCCCTGCAACAGCTGATCCAGACCGCGCTGGTGAACAACCGTGACCTGCGCGTCGCGGCCCTGAACATCGACGCGTACGCGGCGCAATACCGCATCCAGCGTGCCGACCTGTTCCCGGCCATTTCGGCCACGGGTAGCGGCAGCCGCCAGCGGGTGCCGGCCCGTGCCTCGCAGACCGGTGAAGCCGGCATCACCAGCCAGTACTCGGCCACACTCGGGATCAGCTCTTATGAGCTGGACCTGTTCGGCCGGGTGCGTAGCCTGAGTGAGCAAGCGCTGCAACAGTACTTTGCGACTGAAGAAGCGCGCCGCAGCACCCAGATCAGCCTGGTGGCCAACGTGGCCAATGCCTACCTGACCTGGCAGGCCGACAAGGAACTGCTCAAGCTCACCCAGGACACCCTGGGCGCGTTCGAGCAGAGCTTCAAGCTCACCTCGCGCAGCAACGAAGTCGGCGTGGCGTCAGCCCTCGACCTGAGCCAGGCGCGCACCTCGGTGGAAAACGCCCGCGTGCAGCTTGCCCGGTATACGCGCCAGGTCGCCCAGGACGAAAACAGCCTGACCCTGCTGCTGGGCACCGGCCTGCCGGCGAATATCGCCAGCAAGCCGCTGTCGGATGACCTGCTCAGCGAAGTACCGGCCGGGTTGCCCTCGGACCTGCTGCAACGTCGTCCTGACATCATGCAGGCCGAGTACAACCTCAAGGCGGCCAATGCCAACATCGGCGCGGCCCGTGCCGCGTTCTTCCCGAGCATCAGCTTGACGGCCAACGCCGGCACCCTGAGCCCGGACCTCGGTGGCCTGTTCAAAGGCGGCTCGGGCACCTGGTCGTTCGCCCCGCAGATCAACATCCCGATCTTCAATGCCGGCAGCCTGCGCGCCAGCCTGGATTACTCCAAGATCCAGAAAGAGATCAACGTGGCGAACTACGAGAAGGCGATCCAGACCGGCTTCCAGGAAGTCTCCGACGGCCTCGCCGCGCGTGAGACCTACAAGCAGCAACTGGAGGCCCAGCGTGGCTTCGTCGCGGCCAACCAGGATTACTACCGCCTGGCCGAGCGTCGCTACCGCATCGGTGTCGACAGCAACCTGACGTTCCTCGATGCCCAGCGCCAGCTGTTCAGTGCCCAGCAGTCGCTGATCACCGACCGCCTGGCGCAGCTGACCAGCGAGGTCAACCTGTACAAGGCCCTCGGCGGTGGCTGGAACGAGCAGACCGCACAGAACGAGCGCTCGAAAGAAGACGCCCCGGCACTGAAGTTGTTCTGA
- a CDS encoding efflux RND transporter permease subunit, whose translation MSKFFIDRPIFAWVIALVIMLVGALSILKLPINQYPAIAPTAIDIQVAYPGASAQTVQDTVVQVIEQQLNGIDNLRYVSSDSNSDGSMTITVTFNQGTNPDIAQVQVQNKLNLATPLLPQEVQQQGIRVTKSVKNFLMVIGLVSEDGSMTKDDLSNYIVSNIQDPISRTAGVGDFQVFGSQYAMRIWLDPAKLNNYQLTPVDVSAAIQAQNVQVATGQLGGLPALPGTQLNATIIGKTRLQTAEQFGNILMKVNTDGSQVRLKDVARIELGGQTYSISAQFNGNPASGMAIKLAAGANALDTAKAIRETVKSLEPFFPPGMKAVVPYDTTPVVTESISGVVHTLVEAIVLVFLVMFLFLQNFRATIITTMTVPVVLLGTFGILAAFGFTINTLTMFGMILAIGLLVDDAIVVVENVERVMAEEHLSPKEATVKSMGQIQGALVGIALVLSAVLLPMAFFGGSTGVIYKQFSITIVSAMALSVLVALIFTPALCATMLKPIDPEKHGQPKRGFFGWFNRTFDRGVLSYERGVGNMIKHKIPAFLVYLLIFAGMIWLFMRIPAAFLPDEDQGVIFAQVQTPVGSTAERTQKVIDDMRIYLLNDKEGEPGEGKGVKSVFTVNGFNFAGRGQSSGLAFVMLKPWDERDASTSVFEIAKRAQGYFMQTFQDAMVFAIVPPSVLELGNATGFDVFLQDQGGVGHDKLMAARNQFLGMAAQSKILAGVRPNGVNDEPQYELTVDDEKASAQGITLSNINQTLAIALGGSYVNDFIDRGRVKKVYVQGEAASRMSPEDLNKWYVRSDSGKMVPLSAIASGKWIYGSPKLSRYNGVAAMEILGTPAPGYSTGDAMAEVERLAKQLPAGVGYAWTGLSYEERLSGSQAPALYALSLLVVFLCLAALYESWSIPIAVVLVVPLGVVGALIATSMRGLSNDVFFQVGLLVTVGLAAKNAILIVEFAKELHEQGKGIVEAAIEASRMRLRPIIMTSMAFILGVLPLAISSGAGSGSQHAIGTGVIGGMITATVLAIFWVPLFFATVSAIGDRKPKETKQTPKEAGQ comes from the coding sequence ATGTCGAAATTTTTTATCGACCGTCCCATTTTCGCCTGGGTAATTGCCCTGGTGATCATGCTGGTCGGGGCACTGTCGATCCTGAAGTTGCCCATCAACCAATACCCGGCCATCGCGCCAACCGCCATCGACATCCAGGTGGCCTACCCAGGCGCGTCCGCACAAACCGTGCAGGACACCGTGGTGCAGGTGATCGAGCAACAGCTCAACGGTATCGACAACCTGCGTTATGTGTCCTCGGACAGTAACTCCGACGGCAGCATGACCATCACCGTGACGTTCAACCAGGGTACCAACCCGGACATCGCGCAGGTTCAGGTGCAGAACAAGCTGAACCTGGCCACCCCCCTGCTGCCGCAGGAAGTGCAGCAGCAGGGTATCCGCGTCACCAAGTCAGTGAAGAACTTCCTGATGGTGATCGGTCTGGTGTCCGAAGACGGCAGCATGACCAAGGACGACCTGTCCAACTACATCGTGTCCAACATCCAGGACCCGATTTCGCGGACCGCAGGTGTGGGTGACTTCCAGGTGTTCGGTTCGCAGTACGCGATGCGCATCTGGCTCGACCCGGCCAAGCTGAACAACTACCAGCTCACGCCGGTGGACGTCAGCGCCGCGATCCAGGCGCAGAACGTGCAAGTGGCCACCGGCCAGTTGGGCGGCTTGCCTGCCCTGCCCGGCACTCAGCTGAACGCTACCATCATCGGCAAGACTCGCCTGCAGACCGCAGAGCAGTTCGGCAACATCCTGATGAAGGTCAACACCGACGGTTCCCAGGTTCGCCTCAAGGACGTCGCGCGTATCGAACTGGGCGGCCAGACCTACAGCATCAGCGCGCAGTTCAACGGCAACCCGGCTTCGGGCATGGCGATCAAGCTGGCTGCCGGCGCCAACGCATTGGACACGGCCAAGGCCATCCGCGAAACGGTGAAATCCCTTGAGCCGTTCTTCCCGCCGGGCATGAAGGCGGTGGTGCCGTATGACACCACCCCCGTAGTGACCGAATCGATCTCCGGTGTGGTTCACACCCTGGTCGAGGCGATCGTGCTGGTGTTCCTGGTGATGTTCCTGTTCCTGCAGAACTTCCGCGCCACCATCATCACCACCATGACGGTGCCGGTGGTCTTGCTGGGTACCTTCGGGATCCTCGCGGCGTTCGGTTTCACCATCAACACCCTGACCATGTTCGGCATGATCCTGGCCATCGGCTTGCTGGTGGACGACGCCATCGTGGTGGTCGAAAACGTCGAGCGGGTGATGGCCGAGGAACACCTGTCGCCCAAGGAGGCGACGGTCAAGTCCATGGGCCAGATCCAGGGCGCCCTGGTGGGTATTGCCCTGGTTCTGTCGGCGGTACTGCTGCCAATGGCGTTCTTTGGCGGTTCCACCGGTGTGATCTACAAACAGTTCTCCATCACCATCGTTTCGGCCATGGCGTTGTCGGTACTGGTTGCACTGATCTTCACCCCGGCCTTGTGCGCCACCATGCTCAAGCCGATCGACCCGGAAAAGCATGGCCAACCCAAGCGCGGCTTCTTCGGCTGGTTCAACCGCACCTTCGACCGTGGCGTACTGAGCTACGAGCGCGGCGTGGGCAACATGATCAAGCACAAGATCCCGGCGTTCCTGGTGTACCTGCTGATCTTCGCCGGCATGATCTGGTTGTTCATGCGCATCCCTGCAGCCTTCCTGCCCGATGAAGACCAGGGCGTGATCTTTGCCCAGGTGCAGACGCCGGTCGGTTCGACCGCCGAGCGTACGCAAAAAGTCATCGACGACATGCGTATCTACCTGCTCAACGACAAGGAAGGCGAGCCAGGCGAAGGCAAAGGCGTGAAATCGGTGTTTACCGTGAACGGCTTCAACTTCGCCGGTCGTGGCCAAAGCTCGGGCCTGGCGTTCGTGATGCTCAAGCCGTGGGATGAGCGTGATGCGTCCACGTCGGTATTCGAAATCGCCAAGCGTGCCCAAGGCTACTTCATGCAGACCTTCCAGGACGCCATGGTGTTTGCCATCGTGCCGCCGTCCGTGCTGGAGTTGGGTAACGCCACCGGTTTCGACGTGTTTCTGCAAGATCAGGGCGGTGTCGGCCATGATAAGTTGATGGCGGCGCGCAACCAGTTCCTCGGAATGGCGGCCCAGAGCAAGATCCTGGCCGGTGTGCGCCCCAACGGCGTGAACGATGAGCCGCAATACGAACTCACCGTGGACGACGAAAAGGCCAGCGCCCAAGGCATCACGCTGTCCAACATCAACCAGACCCTGGCGATTGCCCTGGGCGGCAGCTACGTCAACGACTTCATCGACCGTGGCCGTGTGAAGAAGGTCTACGTGCAAGGTGAAGCGGCCAGCCGCATGTCGCCCGAAGACTTGAACAAATGGTACGTGCGCAGCGACTCCGGGAAGATGGTGCCGCTGTCGGCCATCGCCTCGGGCAAGTGGATCTACGGCTCGCCCAAACTCTCGCGTTATAACGGCGTGGCGGCGATGGAAATCCTCGGCACCCCGGCACCGGGCTACAGTACCGGTGACGCCATGGCCGAAGTCGAACGTCTCGCCAAGCAACTGCCGGCGGGCGTTGGCTATGCCTGGACGGGCCTGTCGTACGAAGAACGCCTCTCCGGCTCCCAGGCGCCTGCGCTGTACGCCCTGTCGCTGCTGGTGGTGTTCCTCTGCCTGGCGGCGCTGTACGAAAGCTGGTCGATTCCGATCGCGGTGGTGCTGGTCGTGCCGTTGGGCGTGGTGGGGGCGTTGATCGCCACCAGCATGCGCGGGTTGTCCAACGACGTGTTCTTCCAGGTGGGCCTGTTGGTGACGGTGGGCCTGGCGGCGAAAAACGCCATCCTGATCGTGGAGTTCGCCAAAGAGCTCCACGAACAAGGCAAGGGCATCGTCGAAGCCGCCATCGAAGCCTCGCGGATGCGTCTGCGCCCGATCATCATGACGTCCATGGCGTTCATCCTCGGCGTATTGCCGTTGGCGATCTCCTCGGGCGCGGGTTCAGGCAGCCAGCACGCCATCGGTACCGGCGTGATTGGCGGTATGATCACGGCCACTGTCCTGGCGATCTTCTGGGTGCCGTTGTTCTTTGCAACCGTGTCCGCCATCGGCGATCGCAAACCGAAAGAAACCAAGCAAACTCCTAAAGAGGCTGGCCAATGA
- a CDS encoding efflux RND transporter periplasmic adaptor subunit, which translates to MQLKPAVTALVTAVALASLLSGCKKEEAAPPAQTPQVGVVTLQPQAFTLTTELPGRTTAYRIAEVRPQVNGIILKRLFKEGADVKEGQQLYQIDPSVYEATLKSAQATLTQTKSITDRYKQLVDEQAVSRQEYDTAVANRMTAEANVQTAQINVRYTKVYAPISGRIGRSSVTEGALVSNGQADSMAVIQQLDPIYVDVTQSSAEMLKLRRDLESGQLEKAGANAAKVKLTLEDGSEYGQDGKLEFSEVSVDQTTGSVTLRAVFPNPDHTLLPGMFVHAQLQAGVNSKAILAPQQGVTRDLKGTPTALIVNADNKVEQRELVANRTYGAYWLVEKGLNAGDRVITEGLQYVKPGAEVKVKEADNAKPAGSAAPAAAAGKGE; encoded by the coding sequence ATGCAACTTAAGCCAGCTGTTACCGCTCTGGTCACTGCCGTCGCCCTGGCATCGCTGCTCAGCGGATGTAAAAAGGAAGAAGCGGCTCCGCCCGCTCAAACCCCTCAGGTCGGCGTGGTCACCCTACAACCGCAAGCCTTTACCCTGACGACAGAGCTGCCGGGCCGCACCACCGCCTACCGCATCGCGGAAGTTCGCCCGCAGGTCAACGGCATCATTCTCAAGCGCCTGTTCAAGGAAGGCGCGGACGTGAAGGAAGGGCAACAGCTCTACCAGATCGACCCGTCGGTGTATGAAGCCACCCTGAAAAGCGCGCAAGCCACCCTGACCCAGACCAAATCCATCACCGACCGCTACAAGCAGTTGGTCGATGAGCAAGCCGTGAGCCGTCAGGAATACGACACCGCTGTGGCCAACCGCATGACGGCCGAAGCCAACGTTCAAACCGCGCAGATCAACGTGCGATACACCAAGGTGTACGCGCCGATTTCCGGGCGTATCGGCCGTTCTTCGGTCACCGAAGGCGCGCTGGTCAGCAATGGCCAGGCCGACTCCATGGCCGTGATCCAGCAACTGGACCCGATCTACGTCGACGTCACGCAGTCCTCGGCCGAAATGCTGAAACTGCGCCGCGACCTGGAAAGCGGCCAATTGGAGAAAGCCGGCGCGAATGCCGCCAAGGTCAAGCTCACGCTGGAAGACGGCAGTGAGTACGGCCAGGACGGCAAGCTGGAATTCTCCGAAGTGTCGGTCGACCAGACCACCGGCTCGGTAACCCTGCGCGCCGTGTTCCCCAACCCCGATCACACCCTGCTGCCAGGCATGTTCGTGCACGCCCAGTTGCAAGCCGGCGTGAACAGCAAGGCGATCCTGGCACCGCAGCAAGGCGTGACCCGCGACCTGAAGGGTACCCCGACGGCGCTGATCGTGAATGCCGACAACAAGGTCGAGCAGCGTGAGCTGGTGGCCAACCGTACTTACGGCGCCTACTGGCTGGTGGAGAAAGGCTTGAACGCCGGTGACCGTGTGATCACCGAAGGCTTGCAGTACGTCAAGCCGGGCGCCGAGGTCAAGGTCAAGGAGGCTGACAACGCCAAGCCTGCCGGTTCCGCTGCTCCTGCCGCCGCTGCCGGCAAAGGGGAGTAA
- a CDS encoding TetR family transcriptional regulator, with amino-acid sequence MVRRTKEEAQETRNQILDAAEQAFYARGVARTTLADIAALAGVTRGAIYWHFSNKSDLLQALLDTLHEPLDELARASESEDELDPLGCMRKLLIHLFHQVALDPKTRRINEILFHKCEFTDEMCDMRRQRQTHSLECNLRIGLTLRNAVHRGQLPENLDTTRGAVCIHAYINGLIGQWLLVPDSFQLHQDAERWVDAGLDMLRWSPSLRN; translated from the coding sequence ATGGTTCGTCGTACCAAAGAGGAAGCTCAGGAAACGCGCAACCAGATTCTCGACGCCGCCGAGCAAGCCTTCTATGCGCGCGGCGTTGCGCGCACGACGCTGGCGGACATCGCCGCGCTGGCCGGTGTGACGCGGGGCGCCATCTATTGGCACTTCAGCAATAAATCCGACCTGCTGCAGGCGCTGCTCGACACGCTGCATGAGCCGCTGGACGAACTCGCCAGGGCCAGTGAGAGCGAGGATGAGCTCGATCCGCTGGGCTGCATGCGCAAACTGTTGATTCATCTGTTCCATCAAGTGGCCCTGGACCCGAAAACCCGGCGCATCAACGAGATCCTGTTTCATAAGTGCGAATTCACCGATGAAATGTGCGACATGCGCCGCCAGCGCCAAACCCATAGCCTGGAATGCAACCTGCGCATCGGCCTCACCTTGCGTAACGCGGTCCATCGCGGGCAACTGCCGGAAAATCTCGATACCACCCGTGGCGCGGTGTGCATTCACGCCTACATCAACGGGCTGATTGGCCAGTGGCTGTTGGTTCCCGACAGCTTCCAGCTGCATCAGGACGCCGAACGCTGGGTCGACGCAGGGCTGGACATGCTGCGCTGGAGCCCCAGCCTGCGCAATTAA